Proteins found in one Drosophila innubila isolate TH190305 chromosome X, UK_Dinn_1.0, whole genome shotgun sequence genomic segment:
- the LOC117786493 gene encoding vitellogenin-3, translating into MSLRLCLLACLVAAACATKDELKPTNWLSTTELENVPSLNDITFERLESMPLDKGAKLMEKLYHIASIKHDLSPNFVPSASNIPVWIIKSNGDRMEAKLNNYVDKVTALPGFGEDEVTIVLTGLPQNSPATQKALRKLEQAYKQRYNVQNQQKNSHNSRQQMNKDYVSTSSEETSEEWKSAKTTAGNLIIIDLGSTFTSFKRFALLDVAGTGSMIGHTLVDLTKKDVPREIIHLVGQGIAAHVAGAAGQEFTLHTGNKLRRITGLDPAKMISKPREQLVGLSRGNADFVDVIHTSSLAMGTPMRCGDVDFYPNGVNQAVPGAENVIEAANRATRYFAETVRPGGERNFPAVVANSLKQYKEKNGFGMRAYMGINADYDLQGDYILEVNEKSPFGKRASAQKQNHYHGSHQRN; encoded by the exons ATGAGCCTGAGACTTTGCCTGCTGGCTTGCCTGGTGGCAGCCGCTTGTGCCACCAAGGACGAACTGAAGCCAACCAACTGGCTGAGCACCACCGAGCTGGAGAATGTGCCGTCCTTGAACGACATCACATTTGAGCGTCTGGAGAGCATGCCTTTGGACAAGGGCGCCAAATTGATGGAGAAACTCT ATCACATCGCCAGCATTAAGCATGATCTGTCGCCCAACTTTGTGCCCAGTGCCAGCAACATTCCAGTCTGGATTATCAAGTCCAATGGCGATCGTATGGAGGCTAAGTTGAACAACTATGTTGACAAGGTTACTGCTCTGCCCGGTTTTGGTGAGGATGAGGTTACCATTGTGTTGACCGGTCTGCCCCAGAACTCACCCGCCACCCAGAAGGCCTTGCGCAAGCTGGAGCAAGCTTATAAGCAGCGTTACAATGTCCAGAACCAACAGAAGAACTCTCACAACTCTCGTCAGCAGATGAACAAGGATTACGTCTCCACCTCCAGCGAGGAAACTAGCGAAGAATGGAAATCGGCTAAGACCACCGCCGGAAATTTGATC ATTATTGATTTGGGCTCCACGTTCACCAGCTTCAAGCGTTTTGCTCTGCTCGATGTTGCCGGTACTGGTTCCATGATCGGTCACACTCTGGTTGATCTCACCAAGAAGGATGTGCCCCGTGAGATTATTCACTTGGTTGGACAGGGTATTGCTGCTCATGTTGCTGGTGCCGCTGGTCAGGAGTTCACCCTTCACACCGGTAACAAGCTGCGTCGCATCACCGGTCTGGACCCCGCCAAGATGATTTCCAAGCCTCGCGAACAGCTTGTCGGTCTGTCCCGCGGCAATGCCGACTTTGTTGATGTGATCCACACCTCCAGCTTGGCCATGGGCACCCCAATGCGTTGCGGTGATGTTGATTTTTATCCCAACGGTGTCAACCAGGCCGTTCCCGGTGCCGAGAATGTGATTGAGGCAGCTAACCGTGCTACTCGCTACTTTGCCGAGACTGTGCGTCCAGGTGGTGAACGCAACTTCCCCGCCGTTGTCGCCAACTCGCTGAAGCAGTACAAGGAGAAGAACGGCTTTGGCATGCGTGCCTACATGGGCATTAATGCCGATTACGATCTCCAGGGTGACTACATTCTCGAGGTCAACGAGAAGAGTCCCTTTGGCAAGCGCGCCTCCGCCCAGAAACAGAACCACTATCACGGCTCACACCAGCGTAactaa